One genomic region from Burkholderia latens encodes:
- a CDS encoding sulfate/molybdate ABC transporter ATP-binding protein, with amino-acid sequence MGITVRHLQKRFGDFTALDNVSLDFPPGELVALLGPSGCGKTTLLRVIAGLEHADAGQVVLQGLDVASVGARDRQVGFVFQHYALFRHMTVFENVAFGLRVKPRRERPSEAVIRDKVHELLKLVQLDWLAQRYPSELSGGQRQRIALARALAVEPKVLLLDEPFGALDAKVRKELRGWLRRLHDDLHISTIFVTHDQEEALEVADRIVVLNRGRVEQVGSPQDVYDHPQSAFVYEFLGAANRLPGTVAGRGFVADGAAAPIAVDADFAGPANAYVRPHDLQLWPAGDGHRDGIAVDVRRVIPLGGSVRIELEARSGGALEAELDRDAWRALELQVGDGATAVPRAVRVFPAH; translated from the coding sequence ATGGGTATCACTGTCCGTCATCTTCAGAAGCGCTTCGGCGATTTCACCGCGCTCGACAACGTGTCGCTCGACTTCCCGCCCGGCGAGCTCGTCGCGCTGCTCGGACCGTCCGGCTGCGGCAAGACCACGCTGCTGCGCGTGATCGCGGGCCTCGAGCACGCGGACGCCGGCCAGGTCGTGCTGCAGGGGCTCGACGTCGCATCGGTCGGCGCGCGCGATCGCCAGGTCGGCTTCGTGTTCCAGCATTACGCGCTGTTCCGCCACATGACCGTGTTCGAGAACGTCGCGTTCGGGCTGCGTGTGAAGCCGCGCCGCGAGCGGCCGTCGGAAGCCGTGATTCGCGACAAGGTGCACGAGCTGCTGAAGCTGGTGCAGCTCGACTGGCTCGCGCAGCGCTATCCGTCCGAGCTGTCGGGCGGCCAGCGACAGCGGATCGCGCTGGCGCGCGCGCTCGCGGTCGAGCCGAAAGTGCTGTTGCTCGACGAGCCGTTCGGCGCGCTCGACGCGAAGGTGCGCAAGGAGCTGCGCGGCTGGCTGCGTCGCCTGCACGACGACCTGCACATCTCGACGATCTTCGTCACGCACGACCAGGAGGAGGCGCTGGAAGTGGCCGACCGCATCGTCGTGCTGAACCGCGGTCGCGTCGAGCAGGTCGGCAGCCCGCAGGACGTCTACGATCATCCGCAAAGCGCGTTCGTCTACGAGTTTCTCGGCGCGGCGAACCGGCTGCCGGGCACGGTCGCCGGCCGCGGCTTCGTCGCCGACGGCGCGGCTGCGCCGATCGCGGTCGACGCCGATTTCGCGGGCCCCGCGAACGCATACGTGCGGCCGCACGATCTGCAGCTGTGGCCGGCCGGCGACGGCCATCGCGACGGCATTGCGGTCGACGTGCGCCGCGTGATCCCGCTCGGCGGCTCGGTACGCATCGAGCTCGAGGCGCGCTCGGGCGGCGCGCTGGAGGCGGAGCTCGATCGCGACGCGTGGCGTGCGCTCGAACTGCAGGTGGGCGACGGCGCGACGGCCGTTCCGCGCGCGGTTCGCGTGTTTCCCGCGCACTGA
- a CDS encoding sugar ABC transporter substrate-binding protein, translating to MNVLFRRRFLTAALAAVAVAAAPAAVHAQSAAKPKVALVMKSLANEFFLTMENGAKEYQKHNAAQFDLITNGIKDETDTANQIRIVEQMIVSKVDAIVLAPADSKALVPVVKKAVDAGIIVVNIDNRLDPDVLKSKNLNVPFVGPDNRKGARKIGDYLAKRLKAGDQVGIIEGVSTTTNAQQRTAGFQDAMKAGGMKVVSVQSGEWEIDKGNAVASAMLNEYPNLRALLCGNDNMAIGAVSAVRAAGKQGKVFVVGYDNINAIKPMLKDGRVLATADQYAAKQAVFGIDTALKAIAEHRKQADMTGVVETPVDLVTK from the coding sequence ATGAATGTCCTGTTTCGCCGTCGCTTTCTGACCGCCGCGCTTGCCGCGGTCGCGGTCGCTGCCGCACCGGCGGCCGTTCACGCGCAGTCTGCGGCCAAGCCGAAGGTCGCGCTCGTGATGAAGTCGCTCGCCAACGAGTTTTTCCTGACGATGGAGAATGGCGCGAAGGAGTACCAGAAGCACAACGCCGCGCAGTTCGACCTGATCACCAACGGCATCAAGGACGAGACCGACACCGCGAACCAGATCCGCATCGTCGAGCAGATGATCGTGTCGAAGGTCGACGCTATCGTGCTTGCGCCGGCGGATTCGAAAGCGCTCGTGCCGGTCGTGAAGAAGGCCGTCGATGCGGGGATCATCGTCGTGAACATCGACAACCGGCTCGATCCCGACGTGCTGAAGTCGAAAAATCTGAATGTGCCGTTCGTCGGTCCCGACAACCGCAAGGGCGCGCGCAAGATCGGCGACTACCTCGCGAAGCGGCTGAAGGCCGGCGACCAGGTCGGCATCATCGAAGGCGTGTCGACGACGACCAACGCGCAGCAGCGCACGGCCGGTTTCCAGGACGCGATGAAGGCAGGCGGGATGAAGGTCGTGTCGGTGCAGTCAGGCGAATGGGAGATCGACAAGGGCAACGCGGTCGCGTCCGCAATGCTCAACGAATACCCGAACCTGCGCGCACTGCTGTGCGGCAACGACAACATGGCGATCGGCGCCGTGTCGGCCGTGCGTGCGGCGGGCAAGCAGGGCAAGGTGTTCGTGGTCGGCTACGACAACATCAATGCGATCAAGCCGATGCTCAAGGACGGCCGCGTGCTCGCGACCGCCGACCAGTACGCCGCGAAGCAGGCAGTATTCGGCATCGACACGGCGCTCAAGGCGATCGCCGAGCATCGCAAGCAGGCCGACATGACCGGTGTGGTCGAGACGCCGGTGGACCTCGTGACGAAGTAA
- a CDS encoding ABC transporter permease, which yields MTQPPVSPSDAGAQQDVTGRRARTLSGTRLGVSNYLGLAGALVAMIALFSALSSHFLTYDTFSTIANQIPDLVVMSVGMTFVLIIAGIDLSVGSVLALAASMVSVAALKWQWGPLPAALIGIAVATATGSLTGAITVGWRIPSFIVSLGVLEAARGVAYQLTNSRTAYIGDAFDFLSNPIALGISPAFLIAVVVMIAAQFVLTRTVFGRYLVGIGTNEEAVRLAGVNPRPYKILVFALMGALAGLASLFQISRLEAADPNAGAGLELQVIAAVVIGGTSLMGGRGSVISTFFGVLIISVLAAGLAQIGANEPTKRIITGAVIVVAVVLDTYRSRRARAR from the coding sequence ATGACCCAGCCCCCCGTATCCCCGAGCGACGCCGGCGCGCAGCAGGACGTAACCGGGCGCCGTGCGCGCACGCTGTCCGGCACGCGGCTCGGCGTGTCGAACTACCTCGGGCTCGCCGGCGCGCTCGTCGCGATGATCGCGCTGTTTTCGGCGCTGAGCTCGCATTTCCTGACCTACGATACGTTCAGTACGATCGCGAACCAGATCCCCGATCTCGTCGTGATGTCGGTCGGGATGACCTTCGTGCTGATCATCGCCGGCATCGACCTGTCGGTGGGTTCGGTGCTCGCGCTGGCCGCGTCGATGGTCAGCGTGGCCGCGCTGAAATGGCAATGGGGGCCGTTGCCGGCCGCGCTGATCGGGATCGCGGTCGCGACCGCGACGGGCTCGCTGACGGGCGCGATCACGGTGGGCTGGCGGATTCCGTCGTTCATCGTGTCGCTCGGCGTGCTGGAGGCCGCGCGCGGTGTCGCGTATCAGCTGACGAATTCGCGCACGGCCTACATCGGCGACGCGTTCGATTTCCTGTCGAACCCGATCGCGCTGGGCATCTCGCCGGCGTTCCTGATCGCGGTCGTGGTGATGATTGCCGCGCAGTTCGTGCTGACGCGCACCGTGTTCGGCCGTTATCTGGTCGGGATCGGCACGAACGAGGAGGCAGTGCGGCTTGCCGGGGTTAACCCGCGGCCGTATAAAATCCTCGTATTCGCATTGATGGGGGCGCTCGCGGGGCTCGCGTCGCTGTTCCAGATTTCGCGGCTCGAGGCCGCCGACCCGAATGCGGGCGCAGGCCTCGAACTGCAGGTGATCGCCGCCGTCGTGATCGGCGGCACGAGCCTGATGGGCGGGCGCGGCTCGGTGATCAGCACGTTCTTCGGCGTGTTGATCATCTCGGTGCTGGCCGCCGGACTCGCGCAGATCGGCGCGAACGAGCCGACCAAACGGATCATCACCGGGGCGGTGATCGTGGTGGCGGTCGTGCTCGATACGTATCGCAGCCGGCGCGCGCGCGCCCGGTAG
- a CDS encoding LacI family DNA-binding transcriptional regulator, producing MATIKDVAAMAGVSFTTVSHVVNNSRPVSADVRAKVEGAIRELNYVPSAVARSLKARATATIGLVVPNSTNPYFAELARGIEDQCAANGYCVFFCNSDDDPVKQRNYLRVLQEKRIDGLIVASAGEDAVLAQTLADAHAPLVVVDRNIEGLAADLVQIDHERGAYLATRHLLELGHAKIGCITGPTDTAVSAMRVHGFIRAMAERGIDIVPGAIAESDFSCLGGYHAAARLFESVRPSAIFAGNDLMGVGALRAAAERGLRVPDECSIIGFDDIEFSRYTYPALSTVGQSVRALGEMAAQTLIERIGGGSSAAPSRRRVVSPRLVLRESTAIYREPAASGDRA from the coding sequence ATGGCGACGATCAAGGATGTGGCGGCCATGGCGGGCGTGTCGTTTACGACCGTCTCGCACGTGGTGAACAATTCGCGGCCGGTGTCCGCGGATGTGCGTGCGAAGGTCGAAGGCGCGATCCGCGAGCTGAACTACGTGCCGTCGGCGGTGGCGCGTTCGTTGAAGGCGCGCGCGACGGCGACCATCGGCCTCGTCGTGCCGAACAGCACGAATCCGTACTTCGCGGAGCTGGCGCGCGGTATCGAGGACCAGTGCGCGGCGAACGGCTATTGCGTGTTCTTCTGCAACTCGGACGACGATCCCGTGAAGCAGCGCAACTACCTGCGCGTGCTCCAGGAAAAGCGCATCGACGGGCTGATCGTCGCGTCGGCCGGCGAGGACGCCGTGCTCGCGCAGACGCTTGCCGACGCGCACGCGCCGCTCGTCGTCGTCGACCGCAACATCGAGGGGCTCGCCGCCGACCTCGTGCAGATCGATCACGAGCGCGGCGCTTACCTCGCGACGCGCCACCTGCTCGAACTCGGGCATGCGAAGATCGGCTGCATCACCGGCCCGACCGACACGGCCGTCAGCGCGATGCGCGTGCACGGCTTCATCCGCGCAATGGCCGAGCGCGGGATCGACATCGTGCCGGGTGCGATCGCGGAAAGCGACTTCTCGTGCCTTGGCGGCTACCACGCGGCGGCCCGGCTGTTCGAGTCGGTGCGTCCGAGCGCGATTTTCGCGGGCAACGACCTGATGGGCGTCGGCGCGCTGCGCGCGGCGGCCGAGCGCGGGCTGCGCGTGCCGGACGAGTGCTCGATCATCGGTTTCGACGACATCGAATTCTCCCGTTACACGTATCCGGCGCTGTCTACGGTGGGCCAGTCGGTGCGCGCGCTCGGCGAGATGGCCGCGCAGACGCTAATCGAGCGGATTGGCGGCGGCTCGTCGGCCGCGCCGAGCCGGCGTCGCGTCGTGTCGCCGCGCCTCGTGCTGCGCGAATCGACGGCGATCTACCGCGAGCCGGCCGCGTCCGGCGATCGCGCATGA
- the rbsK gene encoding ribokinase, translating into MTARRTGAGRVTVVGSLNMDLVVRAPRLPVPGETLAGRAYAQAAGGKGGNQAVAAARLGARVAMIGCVGADAHGAALRAGLEAEGIDCAGLSTSTAASTGVALIVVDDASQNTIVIVAGGNGEVTPDTVARHEAALAATDVLICQLETPPDAVHAALSAGRRLGRTVVLNPAPAVAPLPDGWLPLVDYLIPNEVEAAALTGLPVRDPADAEAAARALQAAGARNVLITLSARGVLALTADGAARHYPAPVVRALDTTAAGDTFIGGFAARIAAGDDVDPAIRFAQRAAALSVTRAGAQPSIPTLAELAE; encoded by the coding sequence ATGACGGCGCGCCGCACGGGCGCCGGCCGGGTGACGGTGGTCGGCAGCCTCAACATGGATCTCGTCGTGCGCGCACCGCGTCTGCCGGTGCCGGGCGAGACGCTCGCCGGCCGAGCGTATGCGCAGGCGGCAGGCGGCAAGGGCGGCAATCAGGCCGTCGCGGCCGCGCGTCTTGGCGCCCGGGTCGCGATGATCGGCTGCGTCGGTGCGGACGCGCACGGCGCCGCGCTGCGGGCCGGCCTCGAAGCGGAAGGAATCGATTGCGCGGGGCTGTCCACCAGCACGGCGGCGTCGACCGGCGTCGCGCTGATCGTCGTCGACGATGCGAGCCAGAACACGATCGTGATCGTCGCCGGCGGCAACGGCGAAGTCACGCCCGATACGGTCGCGCGGCACGAGGCCGCGCTGGCCGCGACCGACGTGCTGATCTGCCAGCTCGAGACGCCGCCTGATGCGGTGCATGCGGCGCTGTCGGCGGGCCGGCGGCTCGGCCGCACGGTGGTGCTGAATCCGGCGCCGGCGGTCGCGCCGCTGCCGGACGGCTGGCTGCCGCTCGTCGATTACCTGATCCCGAACGAGGTCGAGGCGGCCGCGCTGACCGGGCTGCCGGTGCGCGATCCGGCCGATGCGGAAGCGGCCGCCCGCGCGTTGCAGGCGGCCGGCGCGCGCAACGTGCTGATCACGCTCTCCGCGCGCGGCGTGCTCGCGCTCACCGCCGACGGCGCGGCGCGCCATTATCCGGCGCCGGTCGTACGCGCGCTCGACACGACCGCGGCCGGCGATACGTTCATCGGCGGCTTTGCCGCGCGGATCGCGGCCGGCGACGACGTCGATCCCGCGATTCGCTTCGCGCAACGCGCGGCGGCACTGTCGGTCACGCGCGCCGGCGCGCAGCCGTCGATTCCCACGCTCGCGGAACTGGCCGAATAG
- a CDS encoding CysB family HTH-type transcriptional regulator, protein MNFQQLRFVREAVRQNMNLTEVANVLYTSQSGVSKQIKDLEDELGVDIFIRRGKRLTGLTEPGKAVHQLIERMLLDAENLRRVARQFADQDSGHLVVATTHTQARYALPKVIRQFTEVFPKVHLALRQGSPQQIAQMILNGEADLGISTEALDRYPDIVTFPCYSWHHTVVVPKGHPLVGRENLTLDEIAEYPIITYDQDFTGRSHIDQAFAQAGAVPDVVLTAIDADVIKTYVELGMGIGVVAAMAFDPQRDTGLVALDTQHLFEASTTRVGLRKGAFLRAYAYRLIEMFAPHLNEAEIAGMLREAV, encoded by the coding sequence ATGAATTTTCAGCAATTGCGTTTCGTGCGAGAGGCCGTGCGCCAGAACATGAACCTGACGGAAGTCGCGAACGTGCTGTACACGTCGCAGTCGGGCGTGTCGAAACAGATCAAGGATCTCGAGGATGAACTGGGCGTCGACATCTTCATCCGGCGCGGCAAGCGGCTCACCGGGCTCACGGAGCCGGGCAAGGCCGTGCACCAGCTGATCGAGCGGATGCTGCTCGACGCGGAGAACCTGCGCCGCGTCGCGCGCCAGTTCGCGGACCAGGACAGCGGCCACCTCGTCGTCGCAACGACGCACACGCAGGCGCGCTACGCGCTGCCGAAGGTGATCCGGCAGTTCACCGAGGTGTTCCCGAAGGTGCATCTTGCGCTGCGCCAGGGCAGCCCGCAGCAGATCGCGCAGATGATCCTGAACGGCGAAGCCGATCTCGGCATCTCGACCGAAGCGCTCGATCGCTATCCGGACATCGTCACGTTTCCGTGCTATTCGTGGCATCACACGGTCGTCGTGCCGAAAGGCCATCCGCTCGTCGGCCGCGAGAACCTCACGCTCGACGAAATCGCCGAATATCCGATCATCACGTACGACCAGGACTTCACCGGCCGCTCGCATATCGACCAGGCGTTCGCGCAGGCCGGCGCGGTGCCCGACGTCGTGCTGACCGCGATCGACGCGGACGTGATCAAGACTTACGTCGAGCTCGGCATGGGGATCGGCGTCGTCGCCGCAATGGCGTTCGATCCGCAGCGCGACACGGGGCTCGTCGCGCTCGACACGCAGCACTTGTTCGAGGCGAGCACGACGCGCGTCGGCTTGCGCAAGGGCGCGTTCCTGCGCGCGTATGCGTACCGGCTGATCGAGATGTTCGCGCCGCACCTGAACGAAGCGGAAATCGCCGGGATGCTGCGCGAAGCAGTCTGA
- the cysW gene encoding sulfate ABC transporter permease subunit CysW has protein sequence MSRESTVVLNNPSAARARAAKQLDPVSEPRAVRWLLIGIALAFLAFFLVVPLAAVFFEALRKGVGFYLESLADPDAWSAIKLTLTVAAIAVPLNLVFGVCASWAIAKFEFRGKALLTTLIDLPFSVSPVISGLVYVLLFGAQGWLGPWLQDHDVQIIFAVPGIVLATIFVTFPFVARELIPLMQAQGTDEEEAARVLGASGWQIFRRVTLPNVRWGLLYGVILCNARAMGEFGAVSVVSGHIRGVTDTMPLHVEILYNEYNFAAAFAVASVLALLALVTLALKLLAERHLAAELAGARDDVPAHAGPAAAISSKS, from the coding sequence ATGAGCCGGGAGTCCACTGTCGTGCTGAACAATCCGTCCGCCGCGCGTGCGCGCGCCGCCAAACAGCTCGATCCCGTCAGCGAGCCGCGTGCGGTGCGCTGGCTGCTGATCGGCATCGCGCTGGCGTTCCTCGCGTTCTTTCTCGTGGTGCCGCTCGCCGCGGTGTTCTTCGAGGCGCTGCGCAAGGGCGTCGGCTTCTATCTCGAATCGCTCGCCGATCCCGACGCGTGGTCGGCGATCAAGCTGACGCTGACCGTCGCCGCGATCGCGGTGCCGCTGAATCTCGTGTTCGGCGTGTGTGCATCGTGGGCGATCGCGAAGTTCGAGTTCCGCGGCAAGGCGCTCCTGACGACGCTGATCGATCTGCCGTTCTCGGTGTCGCCAGTGATCTCGGGGCTCGTCTACGTGCTGCTGTTCGGCGCGCAGGGCTGGCTCGGCCCGTGGCTGCAGGATCACGACGTGCAGATCATCTTCGCAGTGCCGGGCATCGTGCTCGCGACGATCTTCGTCACGTTCCCGTTCGTCGCGCGGGAGCTGATTCCGCTGATGCAGGCGCAGGGCACCGACGAGGAAGAGGCCGCGCGCGTGCTCGGTGCGTCGGGCTGGCAGATCTTCCGGCGCGTGACGCTGCCGAACGTGAGATGGGGGCTGCTGTACGGCGTGATCCTGTGCAACGCGCGTGCGATGGGCGAGTTCGGCGCGGTGTCGGTCGTATCCGGTCACATCCGCGGCGTCACCGACACGATGCCGTTGCACGTCGAGATCCTGTACAACGAATACAACTTCGCGGCCGCGTTCGCAGTGGCGTCGGTGCTGGCGTTGCTCGCGCTCGTCACGCTCGCGCTGAAGCTGCTCGCCGAGCGCCATCTCGCCGCCGAACTGGCCGGCGCGCGCGATGACGTTCCCGCTCATGCCGGCCCCGCCGCCGCCATTTCGTCGAAATCGTAA
- a CDS encoding methyl-accepting chemotaxis protein — protein sequence MVIRNLTIRARIGLTMAFLAVLLAAIGILGIYGMTTANDSTREIFTNQMPSAVNVAVADTYAARERLALDRAALLAGTPDSAAAVERSRAMRTQSDAWWQKYLALPRGPEEDRLAQDVAAKRQALQRSCDAFGSLVTAGDHDRIGEGAKQLQVLYNELANASEALRNFQFSDAQRGFDHAESVHETLRAASIAALVAGFVAAALSWLTLTRAIGRPIADALAHFDAIAAGDLRRTIVVQRRDEMGQLLDGLARMQRGLVDTVRTVRGGSESIATAARQIAAGNIDLSSRTEEQAAALQETASSMEQLTGTVKQNADNARQASSLAANASEIANKGNTVVGQVVGTMGEINDSSAKIADIIAIIEGIAFQTNILALNAAVEAARAGEEGRGFAVVAGEVRSLAQRSSSAAKEIKALIDASVERIRTGSTLVDEAGRTMSDVISAVQRVTDIMGEIAAASEEQSGGIDQVARAVAQMDEVTQQNAALVEEAAAAAQSLDEQAARLREAASVFRIDDDAVRPAASATAAVAVRQKPRAAVTPVAAPAPAPARDERDARDVRDAAAQRTAIAPSARKPVATSAAPAQAAVAAGAGGDDWETF from the coding sequence ATGGTGATCCGAAACCTGACCATACGTGCGCGCATCGGTCTGACGATGGCGTTTCTTGCGGTGCTGCTGGCGGCGATCGGCATACTCGGCATTTACGGGATGACGACGGCGAACGACTCGACGCGCGAAATCTTCACGAACCAGATGCCGAGCGCGGTCAACGTAGCCGTTGCGGACACGTATGCTGCGCGCGAGCGTCTGGCGCTCGACCGTGCGGCGCTGCTGGCGGGTACGCCGGACTCCGCCGCGGCAGTGGAGCGCAGCCGCGCGATGCGCACGCAGTCCGATGCGTGGTGGCAAAAGTACCTCGCGTTGCCGCGCGGCCCGGAGGAAGACCGGCTCGCGCAGGACGTCGCCGCGAAGCGGCAGGCGCTGCAGCGCAGCTGCGACGCGTTCGGCAGCCTCGTCACGGCGGGCGACCACGACCGGATCGGCGAAGGCGCGAAGCAGCTCCAGGTGTTGTACAACGAGCTCGCGAACGCGAGCGAAGCGCTGCGCAACTTCCAGTTCAGCGATGCGCAGAGGGGCTTCGATCACGCGGAATCGGTGCATGAAACGCTGCGCGCGGCGTCGATCGCCGCGCTGGTGGCCGGCTTCGTCGCGGCGGCACTGTCGTGGCTGACGCTCACGCGCGCGATCGGCCGCCCGATCGCGGACGCGCTCGCGCATTTCGACGCGATTGCCGCCGGCGACCTGCGCCGCACGATCGTCGTGCAGCGCCGCGACGAAATGGGTCAGCTCCTCGACGGTCTCGCGAGGATGCAGCGCGGGCTCGTCGATACGGTGCGCACGGTGCGCGGCGGCAGCGAGTCGATTGCGACCGCGGCGCGGCAGATCGCGGCCGGCAACATCGACCTGTCGTCGCGCACGGAGGAGCAGGCCGCCGCGTTGCAGGAAACGGCCTCGAGCATGGAACAGCTGACGGGCACCGTGAAGCAGAACGCGGACAATGCGCGGCAGGCAAGCTCGCTGGCCGCGAATGCGTCGGAAATTGCAAACAAGGGTAATACGGTGGTCGGCCAGGTGGTCGGCACGATGGGCGAGATCAACGACAGCTCCGCGAAGATCGCGGACATCATCGCGATCATCGAGGGAATCGCGTTCCAGACCAACATTCTGGCGCTGAACGCGGCCGTCGAAGCCGCGCGTGCCGGCGAGGAAGGGCGCGGTTTCGCGGTGGTCGCGGGCGAGGTGCGCAGCCTCGCGCAGCGCTCGTCGAGCGCGGCCAAGGAAATCAAGGCGCTGATCGACGCGTCGGTGGAGCGTATTCGCACGGGTTCGACGCTGGTCGATGAAGCCGGGCGCACGATGAGCGACGTGATCAGCGCGGTACAGCGCGTGACCGACATCATGGGCGAGATCGCGGCGGCTTCCGAAGAACAGAGCGGCGGTATCGACCAGGTCGCGCGTGCGGTCGCGCAGATGGACGAAGTCACGCAGCAGAACGCGGCGCTCGTCGAGGAAGCGGCCGCCGCCGCGCAATCACTCGACGAACAGGCGGCACGCCTGCGCGAGGCGGCGTCGGTGTTCCGGATCGACGACGACGCGGTGCGGCCGGCGGCTAGTGCGACCGCCGCCGTTGCGGTGCGTCAAAAGCCGCGCGCGGCGGTCACGCCGGTTGCCGCGCCGGCACCGGCGCCCGCACGTGACGAGCGGGATGCGCGCGACGTACGCGACGCAGCGGCGCAGCGCACGGCAATTGCTCCGTCTGCTCGCAAACCCGTGGCCACATCCGCCGCGCCTGCACAGGCGGCGGTTGCGGCCGGCGCTGGCGGCGACGACTGGGAGACGTTCTGA
- a CDS encoding sugar ABC transporter ATP-binding protein gives MEPTFQPSRSAVPVLSVAGIGKTYAEPVLADVTLTLAAGEALALTGENGAGKSTLSKIIGGLVDPTAGTMLLGGEAYAPASRTQAEALGVRMVMQELNLLPTLTVAENLFLNRLPRRFGIIDRARLRDDARAAMAQVGLDSVDPDTPVGALGIGHQQMVEIARNLIGDCRVLILDEPTAMLTAREVELLFEQIDRLKARGVAIVYISHRLEELARVAERVAVLRDGRLVHVGDMAATTSDALVTLMVGREIGEHIDLGVRRLGAPRLAVSGMTRGTAVRDVSLEVRAGEIFGISGLIGAGRTELLRLIYGADTPDAGTIAVGDPPKPVRIESPVDAVRHGIALITEDRKGEGLLLTQSVTSNVSLGQLDRLARGGIVDTARETALAEQQIDALRIRTHGAAQAVGELSGGNQQKVVIGRWLARDMGVLLFDEPTRGIDVGAKFEIYTLMGALAREGRALVVVSSDLRELMLICDRIGVMSAGRMTAVFERGNWTQDALLAAAFAGFGRAALPEGVRHPDAGAAPRAASGTSTTGSQQ, from the coding sequence ATGGAACCGACCTTCCAACCCTCCCGTTCAGCCGTTCCCGTACTGTCCGTCGCCGGCATCGGCAAGACCTATGCCGAACCCGTGCTCGCCGACGTCACGCTGACGCTCGCGGCCGGCGAAGCGCTCGCGCTGACCGGCGAGAACGGTGCGGGCAAGAGCACGCTGTCGAAGATCATCGGCGGCCTCGTCGATCCGACGGCGGGCACGATGCTGCTCGGCGGCGAAGCCTATGCGCCGGCGAGCCGCACGCAGGCCGAGGCGCTCGGCGTGCGCATGGTGATGCAGGAACTGAACCTGCTGCCGACGCTGACCGTCGCCGAAAACCTGTTTCTGAACCGTCTGCCGCGCCGCTTCGGCATCATCGACCGTGCGCGGCTGCGGGACGACGCGCGTGCCGCGATGGCGCAGGTCGGGCTCGATTCGGTCGATCCCGACACGCCGGTCGGCGCGCTTGGCATCGGCCACCAGCAGATGGTCGAGATTGCGCGCAATCTGATCGGCGACTGTCGCGTGCTGATTCTCGACGAGCCGACCGCAATGCTGACCGCGCGCGAAGTCGAACTGCTGTTCGAGCAGATCGACAGGCTGAAGGCGCGCGGCGTCGCGATCGTCTATATTTCGCACCGGCTCGAGGAACTCGCGCGGGTCGCCGAGCGCGTCGCGGTGCTGCGCGACGGCCGGCTCGTGCATGTGGGCGACATGGCCGCGACGACGTCCGACGCGCTCGTCACGCTGATGGTCGGGCGCGAGATCGGCGAGCACATCGATCTCGGCGTGCGCCGGCTCGGCGCGCCGCGGCTCGCGGTGTCCGGGATGACGCGCGGCACGGCGGTGCGCGACGTGTCGCTGGAAGTGCGCGCCGGCGAAATCTTCGGCATTTCGGGGCTGATCGGCGCCGGGCGCACCGAATTGCTGCGCCTGATCTACGGCGCCGATACGCCGGATGCGGGAACCATCGCGGTCGGCGATCCGCCGAAGCCGGTGCGCATCGAGTCGCCGGTCGACGCGGTCAGGCACGGCATCGCGCTGATCACCGAGGATCGCAAGGGTGAGGGGCTGCTGCTGACGCAATCGGTCACGTCGAACGTGTCGCTCGGCCAGCTCGACCGGCTCGCGCGCGGCGGCATCGTCGATACGGCGCGCGAGACGGCGCTCGCCGAGCAGCAGATCGACGCGTTGCGGATCCGTACCCACGGCGCCGCGCAGGCCGTCGGCGAACTGTCGGGCGGCAACCAGCAAAAGGTCGTGATCGGCCGCTGGCTCGCACGCGACATGGGCGTGCTGCTGTTCGACGAGCCGACCCGCGGAATCGACGTCGGCGCGAAGTTCGAGATCTACACGCTGATGGGCGCGCTCGCGCGCGAAGGCCGTGCGCTGGTCGTCGTATCGAGCGATCTGCGCGAACTGATGCTGATTTGCGACCGGATCGGCGTGATGTCGGCCGGCCGCATGACCGCCGTGTTCGAGCGCGGCAACTGGACCCAGGATGCGCTGCTGGCGGCGGCGTTCGCCGGCTTCGGCCGCGCAGCGCTGCCTGAAGGCGTGCGCCATCCGGACGCGGGAGCGGCGCCGCGCGCGGCTTCCGGCACTTCGACGACAGGATCCCAGCAATGA